In the Ptychodera flava strain L36383 chromosome 1, AS_Pfla_20210202, whole genome shotgun sequence genome, TATCTTCGGCCACCTTGTCTAACAACAGTATCTGTTGATTCATTGTACGTATAGAAAACCTTGGCCCCATTCTCATAAGCTACCAGTGTTTTATAATTTACAAAGGCCTTTATATTTTGTGCCATCAGTTCTTTCCGCTTACCGAAAAGTTTCTTCCTTATAAAACCAGTCTCTTTAGAAAAGTCTTCATCGACGAAAATGTCCGTGCCTCTCAGCTCTTTTCCCTTGGACAGAATCTTCTCCTTGTCCTTGTACGAGCAACACATAGCGACTATTGGTCTGTTCATATTTGTCCCCGTTTTCATTCTATGTactctttcaaattcaatgttcTCTTCGATCTTCATCTTCTCCGAAAGTAAAGTCTTTATTTTCCGTTCGGTTTCTTCCCAGGTCTCCACTCCAACCTCCTTCACACCTCGGAAAATGACATTATTTCTTTTGGACTGGTCTTCCATTTCTGCTTTGGCTGTATTTAGTTGTTTCAGCTGTCTTTCTATCCTAACTATGTCCTCTTCTAAATAGTCAATCTTACatagtttttctttgttttcctctgCCGTTTTTCTAACATCGTCAATAGCCTCTTCCATTTTATTTAACTGAGTTTCCATTCTCTCCATCTTTTTAGTCAACGCCTTCGTGTCTCTCTTCAGCTCTCTCATGTTATCTTGAATATCTCTTAGCATACCTGTTACTGTTTCATCTGCTGATCTCAGCTCTCCAGATTTCGTTAACGTCGTTTGGCGTGTATCTGGTCCAGGGTTTAGTTCAATATCACCTGATAATTGCAATAATCTGCTAACGTGAGGACTGTGGTTGTTTGCAAAAGTCATTGTGCTGGAACTTGACAATGTCCACGACTCCATTGCAGAATTCGCCACTGCACTCGTAGCACGCACTGCCCATGGCGCGAACTCATGAAAGTCTTTGACCAGCTCATTGGCATCGAAATCAGAGGACCACTCTGTCGTTATGCGTCCAGACGTTATCAGCCAATCATGTAGCATGTCCACACTACAGACAATAGCGGATGCACCTGCTGCTGTGTAGGTCCATACTAGAATGCAGAAAAGCAGCCTGTATGCAAATTCGTTGAGTGAAGACCACTCTGAAAATGGAGTGTACTCTGAGATTTCTAACCATCTCCAACTTGCTGGATGCGAAAACGTTCCAATCGCTGCTCTCCATTCAACAATTCCAACACCCATGGCTTCAGTCAACTTTGATGTTCAAAATATGTCAAAGATTTGGTGATGGGTACACTTTCTCACTGAAAAATTTCAGTAAACTTCGGAGCTTCACGTATCGTGTGCTCACTGTACTCTGACCCCTCTACCTCTCcctgtgtgtacatgtacgtatgtatgtacgtatgtatgtatgtatgtatgtatgtatgtatgtatgtatgtatgtatgtatgtatgtatgtatgtatgtatgtatgtatgtatgtatgtatgtatgtatgtatgtatgtatgtatgtatgtatgtatgtatgtatgtatgtatgtatctttgtatgtatctttgtatgtatctttttatgtatctttgaaatttttttgtcgAAATAAAGAGATACACGtgtgaatgaaatatttccaggACAGtcttcatcaattttgtacTTAATGTATGCATTTGGACTTCTAAGAAATTATGAATGTGAAATGTCATTGCTTCAAGATGAACTCTGAAAAAAACGTCGAACGTTTAGGGCAAGAAAGCAGACTACAGATACTTTCATACATAGAATTATACATACATAGCATTAACCAATGGTAACCTTACAAGACCTATAattcaaaaaatcaatttaTCTTGCTTCTAACATTTAAATGACACAATCAAAACTACTAACATTACTTGAACTACACGAATGATAGTAAAAATCGTTAAGAATATTTTCTTCGTGAGAATATTAAATAGTATATCAAATAAAGTATCTGTCAAAAATTCtggaaaaatattgtaatgGTCGGAATATATACACACTTAAtgattttgaaagctgtcgCATTATCGCGTTTAGCGTCTGAAAGAATAGTAAATGAACCTGCATAAAGTGTATACTTTTTCAGATAcctttataaaatttaaaagtcaTACAAAAACATTCTTGGAGTATGTGAAAATAGAAAACGGTAAATATAAAACGACGATTATATATCGATCCCCGTGTAGATTTTATGGCAACTAGTATCGAACTATCTGCATGCTTGCCTGTCTAATTTGTAAGTGAATATTAAGCTGCGCAGTATCTGTGCATGTAAATATATATCCTAACCAATCAATCTATGctgtattgttattgaaagaatgtgtaTATGTCTCTGTCAGTGCTTTAAGTTCATTTAACATTCTGCCCTCGATGCGgtgaaaatatttatatattccGCGATCGGAACAATCTTACAAAGTCCAACCTTCATTCCCTTCATACAAAAcgttgtcaacaaagcctgatGAACTCTTGGATTCATCATCTGTTTTAGCCACGCCCTCTACGGCAGTATTTCCGTCGTCACGCAAAGAATTCTCATCTTCATCGCGAGAAATCACACCGACGACAGCGGGGCCTTGTGCCTCCTCGTATGCAACATTTTCCACGAATCCCGCATCTGAACTCCTGGGCGTTATATCGCCCTCATTCGGTGAGGGGTTGGAATCAGGGCCTATCTCCGAATACTCGCTGTCAGCACTTTTGGGAAATACATCACGGGCATTCACATTTCCGTCGTTGTCTGACTGATCCCTGTTCGTCTGTTGAGGGCGTGTATCAGTGTTAACGATATTGCCACGACTTTCACCAACTATGTCGTactgactttcttctgtgttgACGTTGTTTAGTTGAATTTAGTCATTATCGCTAGAATTCACACCGACGACAGATGGGCTCTGTGATTCGTATGCAATATTGTCCACAAATCCTGCGCCAGAACCCCCATGCGCTGTATTGCCCTCCTTTGGTAAAAGATTTGAATCAGGCCCTATCTCAGAATACTCATTTGCAGTATTTGTAGGACGTTTATCATAGGCGCGCACATTTTCGCTGTTGTCTGGAGAGTCTCCTCCGTTCATCCGTCGAGCTCTTGCATCAGTGTCAGCAGTATTTCCACGACTTTCGCCGACTATGTCGTAGTGACTGTCTTGAATATCGATGTTGCTCATTCGAACTGCGTCAGGGCTGGCTGTTTCGTCACCTTTATCCGAACGGTTCCCATTTCCGTTGGAATTATCACCAACGACAGACCGACTTTGTCTTTCATGAAtaatattgtccataactcccGCCCCAGAACTCCGTTGCGTTACGCCGCCCTCCAAGAGGTACGCTTCGGGTACTATCTCAGAATACTCGCCAGCAACAGCAGTTTGACCTGTATTGTGAGCCTTCACATTTTGCTGCTTGTCAGGTAGGTCACCGTTCACCTGCTGAGGGCGTACATCAGTCTCGGCAACATTCTCTGGGATTTCATCAATTGTATCGTACTGCGTGTTTTCGTTACAATTGATAAGATTGTATAAGCTTACTTCGTCGAGAATGATGGTTTCGTCGACTTTCCTTTGCTCTCTATACAAATAGAAAATGAAAGGATTTTAAAGATGTCGTTACCAAGCCATATTTACGAAATCTAACCTCTACAACCGAAACGAGGCAAAGTTTAATGCCAACACTATAACTAACATTGTCTATTTTTCATCTCAACTTACTGCAACGGTCAATACCCTTTTTGTCTAAAACATCAGGAAATCCTCTAAAACTGTTTCGTAATTTTACATTTAGATACTGTGAGAGACATAAGTGAATTGCTGAAAGAGACGACGTCAAACGTACCTTTCCTTTGTCCATCGACAGCATAAGAGAATCAGTACTACAGCTAGTATAATGACTGCCGCCACACCAAGGACAGTTCCGAGTACCAAACCTAAAAAAATCAAGACTTAATATTCATTTAATCTTCACGACAAATGAAGACGATATCGCTAAATTGTCGcacttgatttatttttttttaatttttagcaaAAGACCAAAGCAACAGATGCGAGGATACTTGTTTCTGGTTTATGAGATTACTTATCGCCCTGTCGTCCCCGACTGAAAAAATGTTTAGTAAATTAATAACCGTTAGTTACATTGAATCACGTATTTAACCAATGCAAAGAGCTGTTAGAGTAACAGTGTATAAAAAACTCACCCGCGGAAATTCCCGAGACAGGTTCCTGGCCGACTGCAGTAGAAGTAAGTTCtgaaaatgacatgaaatcTTGCACAGTAAAACAGTAAAAAAGTGCGCATGCTTATAGTTTTACAAGTATTCGTGTCTTCGTATATGAAGCCATTTAAGCAGAACAGGTTAAACAagtaaacatacatacacacacacacatacatacatacatacatacatacatacatacatacatacatacatacatacatacatacatacatacatacatacatacatacatacatacatacatacatacatacatacatacatacatacatacatacatacatacatacatacacaccacaccacaccacaccacaccatcataccataccataccataccataccatacccagggctcgaaatagcGGTAgtccgcgtccacagactaccaacttttccctggggctaccaaagtccatgaaatggtagcccacacggactaccaaagcctgggacatgaaatacttggcgtgcgatgtTCATCACTTTTGGACGATCTAAATGCTGTCAACATGtactttcatttgtttgaagcaattatcctttcatctgtgaagagtttttttctggtgactattacaattttcactgctatgttgttgttttcgcaagatgcagagcgtttgatactagcAATGTTAGGTGCTTTCCCTGTGCActctttgcatgccagttcacactatgctgttgatcggcagcatacaagacgtgcttgtgtcaagtttttgggttttgatgctgaaatttcacaaaactttcccttctatatcaag is a window encoding:
- the LOC139134023 gene encoding uncharacterized protein, which translates into the protein MGACGGDYTENNGTIYSPQFPGYYNGNSSCNWSIMAVEDDHIRLAFTIFNISDERYEIIITEGYNGSDTVLGQFNQTSPPTSEIYSCSDEIIIQLNTIGDSNGSVFFAVDFSVLQRTQCDDPDDVENGRTDSNSLCPHLSGDIVTVVCDPGYEVNATYSSVQCQDGEWNASLPQCIEKIKTTSYTELTTSADNISITVETTELTSTAVGQEPVSGISAGLVLGTVLGVAAVIILAVVLILLCCRWTKEREQRKVDETIILDEVSLYNLINCNENTQYDTIDEIPENVAETDVRPQQVNGDLPDKQQNVKAHNTGQTAVAGEYSEIVPEAYLLEGGVTQRSSGAGVMDNIIHERQSRSVVGDNSNGNGNRSDKGDETASPDAVRMSNIDIQDSHYDIVGESRGNTADTDARARRMNGGDSPDNSENVRAYDKRPTNTANEYSEIGPDSNLLPKEGNTAHGGSGAGFVDNIAYESQSPSVVGVNSSDND